The Candidatus Roseilinea sp. sequence TTTCGGCCTGCCCGAAGCAGCCAGCGATCGGCGAGCGGGTGACCGTGCTGCCCAACCACTGCTGCCCGGTCAGCAACCTATTCGACCGCGTCGTCGGCGCGCGCAACGGCAACGTCGAGCTGATCTGGCGCGTGGCGGCTCGGGGCGCGGTGCAGTGAAAGGCAAGGCCCCATGCGCTCACAGCGCGCCGGACGGGTTTAGCTGCATTCAGGCACGTGCGCGAACAGCGCCTGCGCCAGGGTCTCCAGTTCGGCCTCGGTGGTGTAAACCTGCACCGAAAGCCGCGCCAGCTTGAAGCGATGCCACTCGATCAGCGGTATCTCGATGTGGTAGCGATCGTGCAGAATCGCGCGCAGCGCATCGAGGTTCACCCGATCCGGCAGCCGGATGGCGGCCATTTGGCTGAACCAGTCGAACGACTCAGGACAGATCGGCTCGACATCGAAGTGCGCCTCGATTCGTCGGCGCATCCGGCAGACCCACGCATGACAGCGAGCGCGCACGGCTGACCAGTCGTGCCGGCGCATGAAGTCAATCGCCGCCGGCACGGCCAGAAACGCGGCCAGGTCGCGCGTGCCGAATTGCTCCACGTAGTCCTGCATCGGCTTATCGGAGACGGCGTCCGGCCGCCAGCCGTGGCCGACGATGAGCGGCTCGATCAGATGCTGCACGTCGCGCCGGGCGTAGAGAAAGGCGCTGCCTTTTGGCCCCATCATCCACTTGTGGCAGTTGCCGGTGTAGAAGTCGGCGCCGATCTCGTCGAGGAATAGCTCCCGCTGGCCGGGGACGTGCGCGCCGTCCACCACCGAGAGGATGCCGGCTTCGCGCGCGCGGCGGCAGACCTCTTGCACCGGAAAGGTGAGCGCGGTGGGCGAGGTGATATGGCTGAGATACACCACGCGGGTGCGCGGCGTGACGCCCTGCCAGAACGCCTCCACCCACGCTTCCGGCGTGGTCACCGGCAGCGGCATGTGCCGACGGATGTAGCGCGCGCCGGTCTTGCTGCACACAAACGCCCAGGCGTTGTTGCACGCGCCGTACTCATGGTCGGTCGTCAGAATGTGATCGCCCTCGCGCAGCCAAGAGCGCAGCGAATGGGCGACGACGTTGACGCCCATCGTGGCGTTGGTGACGAAGGCGAGCTGATCAGGCGTCGTGTGCAGGTAGGCTGCCAGCGCAGCGCGGGCAGCATCCATGTTCTCCAGCCAGCGCTGCACGTAGCCGCCCGGGTGACGCTCGAACTCGCGCTGCCAACGTTGGTATGCCTCGAAGACCGGACGCGGGCATGCACCGAACGAGCCATGGTTAAGCAGCACAACGTCGCGGCGGAGCAGGAAGAGGCGGGATAGGTCGGTTGTGGCGGTCATGGCGCATGTGAAGGGTCAGATGGATCGCGATGATGCGCATTCGCTGGGGCGGAGTGTACTGCATCGCCCGCCGGGCAACGCCTCGCCTGCTCCACACCCTAGACGCCTCAAGCAATTGCGGTATAGTTGCAAATACTCATTAAGTGAGTATTTGGACGCCGATGCAACGCCCGCCCAAACGCTCCCCCTTCGCCGAGCCGGTTGTGCTGGGCCTGCTGGCCGAAGCGCCGGCGCATGGCTACGCGCTGTTCGCGCGCATTCGCGACGACCTCACCGGCGTGTGGCAGGTGGGCATGAACCGGCTGTACGCCCTGCTCGATGCGATGGAGCGCGACGGCCTGATCAAAGGTCGCGCGGAACAAGCCGGCAACCGGCCGGAGCGGCGCGTCTTCCGTCTCACCGCCAAGGGGCGCCGACGCTTCGAGGCCTGGCTACGCGCGCCGAGTCGCAGCATGCAAGACATGCGCGTGGAGTTCCCGCCCAAGCTGTACTTCGCCCTGCGCCGCGGCCCGCAGGACGTGGCCGAGCTGGTGCAGGTGCAGCGCATCGCCTGCCAGGACGAGCTGGAGCGCCTTATCGCGCGCTTGCGCAACGCTCCGCCCGATGGCGGCTATCACGCGCTGGTTTACGACTTCCGCATCCGGCAGGTGCGCGCCATCCTGGACTGGCTGGATGCGTGCGAGGCGAAATGCGTCACGCCTACGGCGTCACATCTGACACCACCGATGGAACTGAACCGACCGAGTAAGGAGAAGACAACATGAAGATGACAAGTCGAATCTTGACGACGTTAACTACTCTTTCTATCGCCGGGTTGCTCGCGGCGGCATGTGCTGCGCCGCCGGTCACCACCGCTCCAACCGTCGCTCCGCCGCCCGCACCGACTGCCACGCCCACGGCGGAGGCGCCACAACCCACCGCATCGCCCACCGCCGCGCCGACTGAAACGCCGGCAGCCGCCGACATGGCCATCACCCTGACCGACGCGCTGGGGCGCGAGGTCACTCTGCCCACCCCGCCGCAGCGCATCGTCCTGACCGGCCGCGGCTTGTTCATGATCGCCGACGCGATCTACACCTTCCCCGAAGCCGGACAGCGCATCGTCGGCATGGGCGAGACCGCGCAAGGCAGCGGCAACTTCATCAAACTGATTGACCCTGCTTACGACGACAAAGCGACGCTAGAGCGCGACGCCAGCGCCGAGCAGGTCGCAGCGTTGCAGCCCGATCTGGTCATCGTCAAGAGCACGGCTGCCGAGGCCACCGGCAAGCCCATCGAAGCGTTGGGCATTCCGGTGGTGTATATAGACTTCGAGACGCCGGCGCAGTACTACCGCGACCTGGTCATCTTGGGCAAAGTGTTCGGCAACGAGGCGCGCGCGCAAGAGGTGATCGCCTTCTATCAAACCCGCGTGGCGCAGGTCGAGCAGGCCGTAGCGAACGCCGCTCGGCCGCGCGTGTTGCTGTTGTACTACAATGAACGCGATGGCGCCGTGAGCTTCAACGTGCCGCCGCTCAGTTGGATTCAGACCGAGATGGTGCGGCTCGCCGGCGGCGAGCCGGTGTGGTCCAGCGCCGAGCTCGGCCGGGGCTGGACGCAGGTGACGCTGGAGCAGATCGCTGCGTGGGACCCCGATCAGATCTTCGTTGTGTCCTACTTTAAGAACCCCGCGGAGGTGGTTGCCAACCTGAAAGCCGACGCCAACTGGCAGGCGCTGCGCGCCGCCAAAGCGGGCCGGCTCTACGCCTTCCCGGCCGATCTCTATAGCTGGGATCAACCCGATACCCGCTGGATCTTGGGCCTGATGTGGTTGGCTGGGCGGATACACCCCGACCGCTTCTCCGGCCTCGACATCGAGGCCGAAGCGAAAGCGTTCTACCAGGTGCTCTACGGCCTGGACGAGGATCTCTTCGCGTCGAAGATCAAGCCCACCTTCAAAGGGGATTTGCCTTGAGCGAACTCACGCTACGCGCCGTCATCGCGCGCAATGCCCGCCGCCAGCGCCTGATCGGGCTTCTGGCGGCCGGGCTGGTTGCGCTGCTTGCGCTTTCCATCCTGCTGGGCCGCTATCCTGCGCCGGGGTTGATGCCTTGGTCACGCCTGCAAGAGGATGA is a genomic window containing:
- a CDS encoding aminotransferase class V, with translation MTATTDLSRLFLLRRDVVLLNHGSFGACPRPVFEAYQRWQREFERHPGGYVQRWLENMDAARAALAAYLHTTPDQLAFVTNATMGVNVVAHSLRSWLREGDHILTTDHEYGACNNAWAFVCSKTGARYIRRHMPLPVTTPEAWVEAFWQGVTPRTRVVYLSHITSPTALTFPVQEVCRRAREAGILSVVDGAHVPGQRELFLDEIGADFYTGNCHKWMMGPKGSAFLYARRDVQHLIEPLIVGHGWRPDAVSDKPMQDYVEQFGTRDLAAFLAVPAAIDFMRRHDWSAVRARCHAWVCRMRRRIEAHFDVEPICPESFDWFSQMAAIRLPDRVNLDALRAILHDRYHIEIPLIEWHRFKLARLSVQVYTTEAELETLAQALFAHVPECS